The DNA sequence GTAGACCGGGGCGTGATCGGAGTAACCGTCCGGCTCCGGACCACCGGGTTCGTTGGGCGTGGTGTCCATGAGGCTTTCGCCGACCTCGCAGTCGACGAGCGGATCCGCCACGCCCGGCGGGCTGTCGAAGAAGATGTGGTCGAGCTCGTGGAAGGCGTGGGCCCGCTTCTCGCGGTCCCACGCGTGATAGGTCGCCACGCCCTCGCCGCTCCCGTCCGCCCCCGGGCACACCGCGTACGACGAGACGAGCGGGCCCAACTGGGGGGCGGCGGCGTTCCGGTTGAAATCGCCGGTGAGGACGGCGGGCCGGTCCTCCCGGCCCACGAAGGCCCGTACCGCCGCGATCTGTTCCCGGACGCGCGGTTCCTCACCGGGCAGGATGTGGGTGGTGCAGGGGGTGTACGCCCAGCCACTCACCCGTACGCACAGCACCGGCAGGGTCTGCCCGCTGACGCCCTCCGGGTCCGGGGGCAGCGCGTTCTTCGACCGTGCCCGCTCGATCTCGCCGCGGACGGCCACCGCCACGCCCAGGTCGCCCGACAGACCGTCACGGCACCGCGTCTCGCCGTCCGGCCGGGCGCCCTCGGCATGCCGGAAGGACCAGCCCGGCCCCAACGCCGACCGGAGCAGGGCCATATGACTGCCCGGCGCACCCCCGCAGACCTCCTGCAGGGTGATCACGTTCGCGTCGCGCTCCCGCGCCAGGGCGGCGATCTTCTCGGCCTTCTTCTCCGGACGGTCCCGCAGCGGGCAGTAGCCGGACTGGCCGCGCTCCCCGCCCGCCTCTCCGCAGATGTTCCAGGTGATGACCCGCAAGGTCTTCGGCACGCTCGCCGACGGCCTGTCCGAGCCTCCCGCGGACATCACCCACACCCCCGCCGCGACCAGCGCGGCCAGCAGGGCGGCGCCCGTCAGGGCAGCGCCGTGAACGGTGACACGCATGGGACTCCTCGGACGGCGGAAACGGAGCTCTCATGGTGTCACAGCAGGTCAGGAGCGCCTCACCGGCCGGTCATGAGCAAGGGGCCGTACGGCGAACAGCTCGCCGTACGGCCCCTGGTGCGTCCTCGTGCCTCCCTAGGCCGGCACGCTCGCCACGCCCCGCTCCAGGAACGGCTTGCCGTTCACCCGCTGGGAGACGCCCTCACGGTCCAGGTACGGCGTGATGCCGCCCAGGTGGAAGGGCCAGCCCGCGCCGGTGATCAGGCACAGGTCGATGTCCTGGGCCTCGGCGACGACGCCCTCGTCCAGCATCAGGCCGATCTCCTGCGCCACCGCGTCGAGCACGCGGTCGCGGGTCTGCTCCTCGGTGAGGACGGTGTCGCCCTGCTTGAGGAGCGCCGCGACCTCGGGGTCCAGGACCGGGGCGCCGGAGTCGTGGACGTAGAAGCCGCGCTTGCCGGCCTTCACGACCGCCGCGAGGTTCTCGGAGACGGTGAAGCGCTCGGGGAAGGCGCGGTTCAGGGTCTCCGAGACGTGCAGGCCGATGGCCGGGCCGACCAGCTCCAGGAGCACCAGCGGGGACATCGGCAGGCCGAGCGGCTCGACGGCCTTCTCCGCGACCTCGACCGGGGTGCCCTCGTCGATGACGTTCTGGATCTCGCCCATGAAGCGGGTGAGGATGCGGTTGACGACGAACGCCGGGGCGTCCTTCACCAGGACCGCGGTCTTCTTCAGCTTGCGGGCCACGCCGAACGCCGTCGCCAGGGAGGCGTCGTCGGTCTGCTCGCCGCGGACGATCTCCAGCAGCGGGAGGATCGCGACCGGGTTGAAGAAGTGGAAGCCGACGACCCGCTCGGGGTTCTTCAGCTTCGACGCCATCTCGGTCACCGACAGCGAGGAGGTGTTGGTGGCGAGGATCGCGTGCGCCGGGGCGACCGCCTCGACCTCCGCGAACACCTGCTGCTTGACGCCGATCTCCTCGAAGACGGCCTCGATGATGAAGTCCGCGTCCGCGAAGCCCTCGGCCTTGTCGAGGACACCGGAGACCAGGCCCTTGAGGCGGTTGGCCTTGTCCTGGTTGATGCGGCCCTTGCCGAGCAGCTTCTCGATCTCGGCGTGGACGTAGCCCACACCCTTGTCGACGCGCTCCTGGTCGATGTCCGTGAGGACGACCGGGACCTCCAGGCGGCGCAGGAAGAGCAGCGCCAGCTGCGAGGCCATCAGCCCCGCGCCCACGACGCCGACCTTGGTGACCGGGCGGGCCAGGTTCTTGTCCGGGGCGCCGGCCGGGCGCTTGGCGCGCTTCTGGACCAGGTTGAAGGCGTAGATGCCGCTGCGCAGCTCGCCGCCCATGATCAGGTCCGCCAGCGCCTGGTCCTCGGCGTCGAAGCCGGCGCTCAGGTCGCCGTCCTTCGCCGCCGCGATGATGTCCAGCGCGCGGTACGCGGCGGGGGCCGCGCCGTGCACCTTGGAGTCGGCGATGGCCCGGCCACGCGCGACGGCCTGGTCCCAGGCCTCACCGCGGTCGACCTCGGCGCGCTGAGGCGTGACCGTGCCCTTGAGCACGTTCGCGGTCCAGACCAGCGACTGCTCCAGGAAGTCCGCACCCTCGAACAGCGCGTCCGCGATGCCGAGTTCGAAGACCTGCTTGCCCTTGAGCTGACGGTTCTGGTTCAGCGAGTTCTCGATGATCACCGAGACCGCGCGGTCCGCGCCGATCAGGTTCGGGAGCAGCGCGCAGCCGCCCCAGCCGGGAACCAGGCCGAGGAAGACCTCGGGCAGCGAGAACGCCGGCAGCGCCTTGGAGACGGTGCGGTAGGTGCAGTGCAGACCGACCTCGACACCGCCGCCCATGGCCGCGCCGTTGTAGTACGCGAACGTCGGGACCGCGAGACCGGAGAGGCGGCGGAAGACGTCGTGGCCGCCCTTGCCGATGGCCAGCGCGTCCTCGTGACGGCTCAGCAGCTCGACACCCTTGAGGTCGGCGCCGACCGCGAAGATGAACGGCTTGCCGGTGATGCCGACACCGGTGATGGTGCCCTCGGCGGCCTCCTTCTCGACCTGGTCGATCGCGGCGTTCAGGTTCGCCAGCGACTGCGGTCCGAAGGTGGTCGGCTTGGTGTGGTCCAGGCCGTTGTCCAGCGTGATGAGCGCGAACCGCCCCGCGCCGAACGGCAGGTCCAGGTGGCGTACGTGCGCCTGGGTGACGACCTCGCCGGGGAACAGCTCGGCCGCACCCTTCAGAAGCTCAGTGGTGGAGCTCACTTGTCGCCTCCGTCAGCGTTGAAGTGCGGGTTTTCCCAGACGACCGTGGCGCCCATGCCGAAGCCGACGCACATGGTGGTCAGGCCGTAGCGGACCTCGGGCTGCTCCTCGAACTGCCGGGCCAGCTGCGTCATGAGCCGGACACCGGAGGAGGCCAGCGGGTGACCGTAGGCGATCGCGCCGCCGTACTGGTTGACGCGGGCGTCGTCGTCGGCGATGCCGTAGTGCTCCAGGAAGGCGAGCACCTGCACGGCGAAGGCCTCGTTGATCTCGAAGAGACCGATGTCCTCGATGGACAGACCGGCCTGGGCCAGCGCCTTCTCGGTCGCCGGGATCGGGCCGTAACCCATGACCTCCGGCTCGACGCCCGCGAAGGCGTACGAGACCAGGCGCATCTTGACCGGGAGGCCCAGCTCGCGGGCGACGTCCTCGGCGGCGAGCAGCGAGGCGGTGGCGCCGTCGTTGAGACCCGCGGCGTTACCGGCCGTCACGCGGCCGTGGGCGCGGAAGGGGGTCTTGAGGCCCGCGAGGGACTCCATGGTGGTGCCCGGGCGCATCGGCTCGTCGGCGGTGACCAGGCCCCAGCCCGTCTCACCGGCTTCGGCGTTGGTGCGGCGCACCGAGACCGGCACCAGGTCCTGCTGGATCTTGCCGTTGGCGTACGCCTTGGCGGCCTTCTCCTGCGAACGCACCGCGTAGGCGTCGGCGCGCTCCTTGGTGATCGTGGGGTAGCGGTCGTGCAGGTTCTCCGCCGTCATGCCCATGAACAGGGCGGACTCGTCGACCAGTTTCTCCGACACGAAGCGCGGGTTCGGGTCGACGCCCTCGCCCATCGGGTGGCGGCCCATGTGCTCCACGCCACCGGCCACGACGACGTCGTACGCGCCGAA is a window from the Streptomyces sp. MMBL 11-1 genome containing:
- a CDS encoding 3-hydroxyacyl-CoA dehydrogenase NAD-binding domain-containing protein is translated as MSSTTELLKGAAELFPGEVVTQAHVRHLDLPFGAGRFALITLDNGLDHTKPTTFGPQSLANLNAAIDQVEKEAAEGTITGVGITGKPFIFAVGADLKGVELLSRHEDALAIGKGGHDVFRRLSGLAVPTFAYYNGAAMGGGVEVGLHCTYRTVSKALPAFSLPEVFLGLVPGWGGCALLPNLIGADRAVSVIIENSLNQNRQLKGKQVFELGIADALFEGADFLEQSLVWTANVLKGTVTPQRAEVDRGEAWDQAVARGRAIADSKVHGAAPAAYRALDIIAAAKDGDLSAGFDAEDQALADLIMGGELRSGIYAFNLVQKRAKRPAGAPDKNLARPVTKVGVVGAGLMASQLALLFLRRLEVPVVLTDIDQERVDKGVGYVHAEIEKLLGKGRINQDKANRLKGLVSGVLDKAEGFADADFIIEAVFEEIGVKQQVFAEVEAVAPAHAILATNTSSLSVTEMASKLKNPERVVGFHFFNPVAILPLLEIVRGEQTDDASLATAFGVARKLKKTAVLVKDAPAFVVNRILTRFMGEIQNVIDEGTPVEVAEKAVEPLGLPMSPLVLLELVGPAIGLHVSETLNRAFPERFTVSENLAAVVKAGKRGFYVHDSGAPVLDPEVAALLKQGDTVLTEEQTRDRVLDAVAQEIGLMLDEGVVAEAQDIDLCLITGAGWPFHLGGITPYLDREGVSQRVNGKPFLERGVASVPA
- a CDS encoding thiolase family protein produces the protein MPRTIRDVVFVDGVRTPFGKAGPKGIYHETRADDLVVKAIRELLRRNPDLDPKKIDEVAIAATTQIGDQGLTLGRTAGILAGLPQSVPGYSIDRMCAGALTAVTSTAGSIAFGAYDVVVAGGVEHMGRHPMGEGVDPNPRFVSEKLVDESALFMGMTAENLHDRYPTITKERADAYAVRSQEKAAKAYANGKIQQDLVPVSVRRTNAEAGETGWGLVTADEPMRPGTTMESLAGLKTPFRAHGRVTAGNAAGLNDGATASLLAAEDVARELGLPVKMRLVSYAFAGVEPEVMGYGPIPATEKALAQAGLSIEDIGLFEINEAFAVQVLAFLEHYGIADDDARVNQYGGAIAYGHPLASSGVRLMTQLARQFEEQPEVRYGLTTMCVGFGMGATVVWENPHFNADGGDK
- a CDS encoding endonuclease/exonuclease/phosphatase family protein yields the protein MRVTVHGAALTGAALLAALVAAGVWVMSAGGSDRPSASVPKTLRVITWNICGEAGGERGQSGYCPLRDRPEKKAEKIAALARERDANVITLQEVCGGAPGSHMALLRSALGPGWSFRHAEGARPDGETRCRDGLSGDLGVAVAVRGEIERARSKNALPPDPEGVSGQTLPVLCVRVSGWAYTPCTTHILPGEEPRVREQIAAVRAFVGREDRPAVLTGDFNRNAAAPQLGPLVSSYAVCPGADGSGEGVATYHAWDREKRAHAFHELDHIFFDSPPGVADPLVDCEVGESLMDTTPNEPGGPEPDGYSDHAPVYADLRTGA